CACCTACCATAAGGCTGTGATTATTGATGCAATTAGTGATGATATCTTATCAATGGGTCTTCAATCAGATCCTAAACTAAGTTTGAGCGTTAATGACTCTATTATCAATGTAAATAAATTCCCTTATAATCTTACAATAACAGCTGGTGATAAGGTTGTTGTTAAGAAGAGTGGAGGTAGACCAGTACTTTTCACATCTTACTCTAAGAAATTCAACAGCAATCCAATCAAAATATCTGATTATTTCAGCGTTGAGACCTTTTTTGACACTAAATCGAATAGGGTAAAAATTGGCAAACCAATAAAGTTAACTGCCATTGTAACGGTGAAAAGGGATTCTCCATACACTATGATAGAGATACCAATTCCTGCAGGTTTTTCATACGATGATAATCAGAAAAAAGGATTCAATGAGGACTATCGAGAAAAATTTAAGGATCATGTTTCCGTTTTCTACAATAGATTATATAATGGAATTTGTATCATAGAAATTACTCTAATCCCTAGATTTACAGGTAGTTTTACGCTTAACCCTGCAAGGGCAGAGTTAATGTATTTCCCAACTTTCTTTGGAAGGGAAGGGGTGAAGAGAATTAAGGTTGAATAAGATATTTACCACATTTGGCACAATAGAGTAAGTAGGGCTTATTTCGGTATATATGCCAAAAATAGTTGTTAAAAACTCATACACCTCTTGTTCTTATTGAGTTTACTGATACTCTATTGGAGGGTGTTTCAATAGATGATGAAAAAAATTTCTTTATAAACCTCTCCACCCATTTGTGAGAGAGGATTTCTAAAGAAATTTTTATGAGATAAAAACAAAATCACCAACTAATTTTGGCATTATTACCCTTATTTCTATTGTGTCTAATGTGGTTCAAATAGATCTATTTACTTGTTAAAAAATCAGAAAACGATTTACTATTTTCCGTAACAACTATTGTATAAAGAATAGCAAAGAAAACAATTAGGAAAACGATTGCTGCTATAAATAGTGAGATGATAAGAAAGGATGTAGTAAAGTAAATGATAAGGTTAATTCCTAACTCCATTAAAAAGGTTACAGGCCCATACTTAATTCCGCTTCGGTAAATTGAACCGCTAAAATCAACAACCATTCCTAAAAGAAGAGTCAAGTATAGAATCCATATTATCCATGCAATACTGCCCATTCCACGTGGTAGAAATGAGGATTTGTAAAATAGGGATTCAATTACCTGATCTTTCCAATAAAGATAAAGTATTGCCGTAAGAATGCCAGTGACAAAGAATATTAGCGGAGATACAGAGATTTTTTTTGCATTAATACCAAATTTGATTTTGAGACGATTCTCGTATCGCATCAATCCTAACTCACTAATAACCCATAGGGTGATAAGTATTATAGAAATAACCCAGAACTGCCATTTCACCCAATCAGCGTTCCTTTCGATAAAAGAGATAATTTTGGGTGCTGCTATTGGATCAATTTCTTTCACATACTCAATGGAAACAAATCCAGTTTGATCACCAACCTTAACCATCACCCAGTATTTATCCGATGCAAGAGCAGTGATTATATCCCCTTTTTTTAGTACACCAATATTTCTCGATAATTGTGTTGGATCAATTCGGATATTCAGAGTATTGGTGGTGACAATATACCTTTCCCTTGCAAAGTACTGGTTTGGTTTAGTACAAGATGCAAACAACAGAATAATTATTAGATAAAGAAATAAGTAATGCTTTCTAGACACCATTTTCCCCAACATCGAATCAGAACCAAAGATAGGAAAGGAAAGTGAAAAGTGAATATTTTAAAGTGAAAAGATAAGAGTGAAAAGAGAGGCAAGTATTTAACAAATTATAAATAGGGGTAAATAAACTTACAAAAACCTTTCCTCCATTATGCAAATTGTCCTGCCCGGTATTGCATTTTTCGATTTACTGTTGCAAAAAAAATTTCCAAACCTTAGGCAGCAATTGTCCATTCAAATTATTTGAACAGCATAACGTACCAAACGCCAACCGTTCCGTGAAAATAGCCAAGGATTACAACTTTGAAAAGGCTCAGAAAAGACCCAAACCTATTAACCAATACTTTTGATTAAGGGTTGATGATGAATCTTTTCAAATATAATTGGTCACCAAAATCAAAGGAGATGACTCGGTAATTTTCATCTCCTTTGAAAATAGTAGGGCAGTGGTTAACAAAATCTGTGACTCTTAATGTTAATCTATTATTTGCTCTTCTTTTTAAATATGCCTATTAAAAGTATAAAGGGGTATGACAAAAGATATAATTGCACAGCAGGACTGAAAGCAATACGTATACATATCCAAAACTCTTTTGGTGTTATATACATTTTTGCTGGCCATGCCCCCATCATTTTACCAGTTACTTCTAAGGAGTGCCCTTTGCGGGACACATTTGTAACCACCATCATTGGCACCCCTTTATCCGAGATTATTGTTAACTTCATAATTTTTCAATAATTTATTCCCACCACTTTTTCAGTTTCAACTCCTCCGCTATAACTTGCACTGCATTATAGCCACATGCTCCGCCAACACTTCCACTTGGATGAGTGCTAGCACCACACATGTAAAGATTTTTAATTGGTGTTTTGTATGGTTTATATTCAACGAATGGGCGCATTACCGTTAGCTGATCTTGACTCATTTCACCATGATTAAATCCACCATGCACCATCGATATCCATTTATTTTCGGTATCTCTAGGAGATAAAATGTATGTTTTTAGAAGTGCAGTATCCATGTTTTCAACATATTGACCCCAAACTTCAATACATCTTTGGGCGAAACTTTCTTTCACTTTATCCCATTCTTCTGGTCCTTTTCCTTTAAGCTTATAGGGTACATATTGCCAACCCATTGCAGTCCCTTTCCCTTTAGGAGCTTGACTTGGATCAACAACCGATGGGTATGCTGTAAACATACGTGGATATTCAGGTAGTTTTTGTTTATTAATATCAGCAAAGTCATCGTATAATTCTTGGGGGTTATCAACCAGCAACACACCTAGGCAACGGTTTATATCAGGATTAAATTCAGCACATTTCCATTTTAGAGGTTCGTTTAAAGCTAGGTGAGTAGTGAACAGAACGGTTTCTTCATGGCGGAAGCGTTTAACTGAGTTTACAAATGATGGCTCCAGTTTATCTTCACCAATTAAGTTTAAGAATGTTTGGTGGGGCTCAATGTTTGAAATAACTAGTTCTTTTGCCTGAATTATTGTGCCATTTTCAAGCTCAACACCAGTTGCTTTTCCATCTTTAACAATAATTTGCTTAACATGGGCTTTTGTTTTAACCGTTCCACCGTTAGCTTCTAAGCATCGTACAAAAGCATCTGCAAGGTTACTTGATCCCCCTTCGCATATTGCCCAGCCATGTGGCTCATGAGTTTCACCAAGCATCATCGGTACAAACACCCCAAACCCATAGGTTTCGGGCGAACCGCCAAATTCCTTGATAAAAGCAAGCAGGAATGATTTTATTTCATTCGATTCGAAAAGTTCATTGACAATGTTTTTGGGGCTAGATAGTTGCATCCTAAGCATATTTAACCCTTCAACACTACTTTCCATGGCCATTGCTGCAAGGGAAGTTGGTTGTGGCGGATTAAAAAACCAAGGGCCAATCATATTGTCAAGAACAACCCTGAAATTAGTTGCTAGTTGTCTGTATGTTTCTGCATCCTTTTCCGAAAAACGTGCGATTTCCTTACATGTTTTTTCAAGATTTCGATAAAATACAAGACATTTCCCATTGGTAAATGCAGCTGCAACTTGTGCATCTGGCCAGATGTACTTTGCGCCATATTTCTCCAATTCAAGATCCTTATAAACGGGTCCTAAATGAAGTATCCCATGAAAAAGCGAAGCTAGGTTGTGCTTAAAACCGGGCAGAGTTGCCTCTTCGGTCCAAACGCCTCCCCCTGCTTTTTCTAATCGCTCAAGCACGAGTACTTTTTTTCCTGATTTTTGCAGATAACATCCAGCAGTAAGACCATTATGCCCACCGCCCACAATGATAACATCATATTCATTAACCATTTTTTATCCTCCTTATTTTATAGATTATTATTATTCAAATATAGTATCATTTACGAAAGATAATACACGTTGTAAAATATAGGTAAAATCTGTCAAAAATAATGGCTAAAATAGATCTTCAATTGTTTATGATTTAAATAATTACAATATTGAAACAAATTGAGTATTAAATTTCAATAAACAAAAATGGTTCATTTACAAAGAATAATGACGACAGAAATATGTGTACAAGACTTTGAGGTAGACTGTTTCCAACAATTACAAAATAAAATGAGTATTGAATTATTGTAAAAGGAAGATAAAATACTAAAAGAATAGATGTTGTATTAGATAGCTATTGAAGTCAGGTTGATGTGTTAACACATGTTTTTTCGTTAGTAAAGTTTTACTTTCCTTTTCGAAAAAGATGCTAGAAGAAAAAAGAGCCACAATTCATTTTAATTTGTAGTGGCGAAAGAAACCACTCCAATGCAGTTGTGTATTAAAAGAAATTATTGATTAGCAAGCCATTGAGTTTTGCCACTTTAGCGCATGTGTTTAGCATAGAGTTAAAATTGACTTTTGTTGATAAAAAAATCACCTCAGCGGGTTTGTTGAAGAAGTTGAATCAGAAGAATTTCACCTATACGATTCATTCGGATAGTTCAACATTACTCAATCCTATTCTAAAGCCCTAAAACATTGGTGAATCTATAGTGCTTGATGAGAAGATGATAAACAGCCTTTTATTACTTTAGTACATCTTATTAATCATTAAACACCACTGATCACGATTTTTTACTAAAAATTTTAACTCCTTACCCTCTTTGGTTATAACATTTAAGCCATTTGGTATTATTTTCCAAGTGTTAAAAAACATTACCTCTTTTATTTGATTTGGCAATATTTCAAAATCTATATGTTTTTTCTCATCTGTCATCGTTTTGAAATATATTCTTTGATTGGTAAGTATTAATTTTCCATCAACTTGTGCAGAACTATCATAATAACTTGTATTTGCAGCCTTCAGCACGGTTTCATTTTCATAAAGTTTTACTGTCATAATTGTATGATTTATTAATTATTTTCTTTCATATCCTATACCACAATTCATATTGCGTTGATTATTTGAATTATATATTATTTTTGATCTTTAAAATACTGTTCGATTATGAACATGGGTTGTTCGGTTTTAATTAATCTCTTGATATAAGACTAAGAAATTTTAATTTAGTTACAACTTCTTAGCACTTCTTATCAAAGAATAAAGATAGATGATTTTAGTTTATATTAGAATTTGGTATAATCCCCCAAACGCTTCTATTATGAAATACTTAGCTATTGAAATAGAAAATGCTGGTGTTGAAACGTCGCATTTTACTCCTCATCTCAAAAATGAATCATTAAAGGTACTTGAACTCTACGAAAAAGGAGTAATTCGTGAAATTTACTTTGATCAGTACCACTGTGCAGTCCTAATATTGGAATGTAATAGTCTTAATGAAGCAGAAAAAATTATTAATTCTCTTCCTCTTGTTACAAATGGTATAATACATTTTGAAATCAGAGAACTATCTCCCTACACTGGTTTTTCAAGGCTACTTCAATAAAAATTAAACATAAAATATTAATTATAAACCAGATAGTATATATTGATAAACCGCCAATAATTTTAAAAACTCAAGATATTTTAGGATTTTGATGAAAAATAAATTTCAAGTAATTCCTTAGCTGCGGTAAAAGAACTTAACTTATCTAATAAGACTTTTTCTTCTTTTTCTTTCAAGTTCTCTTGAATTGATTTTGAGTTGTAGAAATTACCTCTTAGAGCTTCATTAATTGTTTCGTACATCCAATATTTTGCCTGATTTCTTCTCCGATTAGTAAAGAATCCATTACTATTGGTAAACTTTAAATAATCCTGAATATCATCCCACAACTCAACTATACCCATCATATCCCTTGATGAACATGTGGACACTCTTGGAATCCATCCCGATTCTGAGGGAGGGAATAGGTGTAATGCGCTTTCATACTCTACTTTGGCCACTTGTGCTTTTCTAGAGTTATCGCCATCGGCCTTAGTGATAGCAATCATATCAGCCATTTCCATAATTCCTCGCTTGATTCCCTGGAGTTCATCCCCAGCCCCAGCCAACATCAGCAAGAGAAAGAAATCGACCATTGAATGGACTGCCGTTTCACTTTGCCCAACACCTACCGTCTCAATAAAAATAGTATCAAAGCCAGCAGCTTCGCAAAGGATTATGGTTTCACGAGTTTTCCGAGCAACACCACCTAGCGATCCTGCCGAAGGGGATGGTCTAATAAAAGCATTTGCATCCGTACTCAGAGTCTCCATCCTAGTTTTATCGCCTAAAATACTACCTTTGCTACGTTCGCTACTCGGATCTATTGCGAGAACAGCTAACTTATGCCCTGAATTTGTAATAGTTGAACCTAGGGCTTCGATAAAAGAACTTTTCCCAACACCAGGTACTCCTGTTATTCCTATCCTCATTGAGTTGCCAGAATAGGGTAGGCATTTTTCAATAACTTGCTGACCTAATATATGATGCTCGGGTAGCGAACTTTCAATTAAAGTTATCGCTTGGCTGAGTAACGTTTTATTTTGAGATAGAATACCTTCGACATATTCATCAGCACCTAGTAGTTTTTTCTTTCTGGCTTTAAACTTATTTGCGGAGTCATGATTAATTGAAGGAGGAGGATCTATTCCTGGATTAACCTTTAATGCACTTTTAAAATTTTTATCAGACATTTCTATAAACCTTTATACCAATACCAATTTGAAAATTATAAAAATAAAAAAACTATTACTTTGCTCATAAGCTCATTGTAATCTCATAATCCTATTTAGGAGTTCCGTTTATCATTCCGCTTATCCGAATGACTACTGTAGGGTTAACAGGATCGTTGGAAATAACAGTTATACTTTTAGAATTTCTGCCACTTAACCCTTTTGTTCTAACCGATGCTTTGAAGGTACTTGTTTTGCCTGGTTTTATTACTTTATCGGATGGTTCAACTGTTGTACACCCACAACTTGATTTAAATTTTCTTATAAGCAGATCACTCTTTCCTATATTTGTAAAAGAAAACTCATATTCAACAATTTGACCTTCATTTATTTGTCCAAAATCATAGTCTGTTTTAGCAAATTCGATCTTTGGTGCATTAGTACGTTGTTCATCTGTTAAATTGGAGAAATTTTCTTCTATACTTGCGCTAATATTTATCAAACCACCATTAATATCCTTGTCATTTTGTGTTAAATTAAATCTATCAATAACAAAACCCCAATCATTTCGCTTTTTGGCATCAAACTTAACAATCATAAGTCCTTTTTCGTTAGGCTTTAGCGTCTCTGGAACAAATTTGACACTTAAATGTGGCAATCCATCTATCTTACACCCAATTTTGATGGGTTCATTAGTAACAGATATAAATTCAAGCGTGTCAACCTTGGGATTATCTACAAAAACTCTATTGAAAGAGAGTAGGTTTGTTTTAAATCTAAACCCACCAATTAATCGGCTATAAATTTCCTCAGCGGATTTTGGCCTCTCTTGCACATTTCCTTTTATCTGTAAAATTACAGTCTGAGTTTCGGCGTTTGAGTATACAGTAATCATTTTATCAAAGTTCCCCGGTCTATTCTTAGGGTTATAGGATATTTTAATTATTCCACTTGCCCCAGGTGATAATGGTTCTTTTGACCAATCAGATGTTGCACAATCACAAGAAGTTATTATTCGTTGAATTATTAAGGGACTTTTACCAGAGTTTACAAATTCAAAACCATACGACACAATTCCATCTTCCTCTTTTATTGTCCCAAAATCGTGAGTTGTCTTCTTAAAAGTAATCAAAGCATTTTTTTGTTGTGCAATGGCTGAAGATGCTACCGCAAAGGCCAAAATCATTGAAAATAAATATAATTTTTTCATGTGCTTGTTTTTTATTTTTTAAGGCCACATGGAAAATACCATGTGTAAACATTCTCGTTTGTTGTAATATTTATTTCTAATGGCTATTTCGTGTGTGTGCGAATTGGACTCGTTAGATGTTATAGATATTACTGCATCAAAGGTAAAAAAGATTTTAGCGGTTAACAAAGTAAATCAGTTAAGATGAAATGATTTGAGTTTAATTTTAATTACTTAAATATCTATTTATATGTGTTATTCATTTTTCCTACATTTGCTAAACCTAATAATTTCTGATTCAGTGGAAGAACTCTTAGATTCAATTAAAAAGTACTCCGAAAGTTTATTCGAACAGATTCGAAGTTTTCGGCAGTATTTGCATGCAAACCCAGAACTCTCTTTTCAGGAGAAACAAACATCATTATTTATTGCTAAGACTTTAAGAGATAATAATATTCCCGTTTTTGAGGGAATAGGTGGAACTGGAGTAATTGGAATAATTGAGG
This region of Bacteroidales bacterium genomic DNA includes:
- a CDS encoding NAD(P)/FAD-dependent oxidoreductase; the protein is MVNEYDVIIVGGGHNGLTAGCYLQKSGKKVLVLERLEKAGGGVWTEEATLPGFKHNLASLFHGILHLGPVYKDLELEKYGAKYIWPDAQVAAAFTNGKCLVFYRNLEKTCKEIARFSEKDAETYRQLATNFRVVLDNMIGPWFFNPPQPTSLAAMAMESSVEGLNMLRMQLSSPKNIVNELFESNEIKSFLLAFIKEFGGSPETYGFGVFVPMMLGETHEPHGWAICEGGSSNLADAFVRCLEANGGTVKTKAHVKQIIVKDGKATGVELENGTIIQAKELVISNIEPHQTFLNLIGEDKLEPSFVNSVKRFRHEETVLFTTHLALNEPLKWKCAEFNPDINRCLGVLLVDNPQELYDDFADINKQKLPEYPRMFTAYPSVVDPSQAPKGKGTAMGWQYVPYKLKGKGPEEWDKVKESFAQRCIEVWGQYVENMDTALLKTYILSPRDTENKWISMVHGGFNHGEMSQDQLTVMRPFVEYKPYKTPIKNLYMCGASTHPSGSVGGACGYNAVQVIAEELKLKKWWE
- a CDS encoding superoxide dismutase, with product MKYLAIEIENAGVETSHFTPHLKNESLKVLELYEKGVIREIYFDQYHCAVLILECNSLNEAEKIINSLPLVTNGIIHFEIRELSPYTGFSRLLQ
- the meaB gene encoding methylmalonyl Co-A mutase-associated GTPase MeaB, which gives rise to MSDKNFKSALKVNPGIDPPPSINHDSANKFKARKKKLLGADEYVEGILSQNKTLLSQAITLIESSLPEHHILGQQVIEKCLPYSGNSMRIGITGVPGVGKSSFIEALGSTITNSGHKLAVLAIDPSSERSKGSILGDKTRMETLSTDANAFIRPSPSAGSLGGVARKTRETIILCEAAGFDTIFIETVGVGQSETAVHSMVDFFLLLMLAGAGDELQGIKRGIMEMADMIAITKADGDNSRKAQVAKVEYESALHLFPPSESGWIPRVSTCSSRDMMGIVELWDDIQDYLKFTNSNGFFTNRRRNQAKYWMYETINEALRGNFYNSKSIQENLKEKEEKVLLDKLSSFTAAKELLEIYFSSKS
- a CDS encoding DUF1573 domain-containing protein, with the protein product MKKLYLFSMILAFAVASSAIAQQKNALITFKKTTHDFGTIKEEDGIVSYGFEFVNSGKSPLIIQRIITSCDCATSDWSKEPLSPGASGIIKISYNPKNRPGNFDKMITVYSNAETQTVILQIKGNVQERPKSAEEIYSRLIGGFRFKTNLLSFNRVFVDNPKVDTLEFISVTNEPIKIGCKIDGLPHLSVKFVPETLKPNEKGLMIVKFDAKKRNDWGFVIDRFNLTQNDKDINGGLINISASIEENFSNLTDEQRTNAPKIEFAKTDYDFGQINEGQIVEYEFSFTNIGKSDLLIRKFKSSCGCTTVEPSDKVIKPGKTSTFKASVRTKGLSGRNSKSITVISNDPVNPTVVIRISGMINGTPK